In Bos indicus isolate NIAB-ARS_2022 breed Sahiwal x Tharparkar chromosome 19, NIAB-ARS_B.indTharparkar_mat_pri_1.0, whole genome shotgun sequence, the following proteins share a genomic window:
- the WNK4 gene encoding serine/threonine-protein kinase WNK4 isoform X1, which produces MLAPPAPETEVPMSQAEADLPLRPPPTLAAAGPPRLGPPSRRVRRFSGKAEPRPRSSRLSRRSSVDLGLLSSWSQPASPVPEPPDPPDSAGSGPAMSPPPSSEEPLEGMWTTGAPVKPADSERLEPAGSTGGSGSREQPRITEAAAARERRREQEEKEDTETQAVATSPDGRYLKFDIEIGRGSFKTVYRGLDTDTTVEVAWCELQTRKLSRAERQRFSEEVEMLKGLQHPNIVRFYDSWKSVLRGQVCIVLVTELMTSGTLKTYLRRFREMKPRVLQRWSRQILRGLHFLHSRVPPILHRDLKCDNVFITGPSGSVKIGDLGLATLKRASFAKSVIGTPEFMAPEMYEEKYDEAVDVYAFGMCMLEMATSEYPYSECQNAAQIYRKVTSGTKPNSFYKVKMPEVKEIIEGCIRTDKNERFTIHDLLAHAFFREERGVHVELAEEDDGEKPDLKLWLRMEDARRGGRPRDNQAIEFLFQLGRDAAEEVAQEMVALGLVCEADYQPVARAVRERVAAIQRKREKLRKARELEALPPAPRPPPAAVPMTPGPSSAFPPEPEEPEADQHQPFLFRHASYSSTTSDCETDGYLSSSGFLDASDPALQPPSGVPSSPAESHLRLPAAFALSIPRSGPGNDFSPGESYASEAASGLSDVGEGMERMRRPPGKNLRRRPRSRLRVTSVSDQNDRVVECQLQTHNSKMVTFRFDLDGDSPEEIAAAMVYNEFILPSERAGFLNRIREIIQRVETLLKRDTGPVEAAEDPLSPQEESAPLPALPGSPPDPSRAELQSSTSLEQRCWAAFSTSTSSPGTPLSPGSSFSPGTPVFPSPILPITSPPCHLNPSSFSPISPQASSNLSPHPQSCPLPLSPRAPQFPVPSAQFPQSSLFPDCFQGTPAPSFPLCPSACPLPSTTAAPLLSLASAFSLAVMTVAQSLLSPSPGLLSQSPPAPPGPLPSLPPPTPCTPCGQEWPSSLTAEVESEASPNLGQPLPGEARLAPISKEGKPQLVGRFQVTSSKEPAEPLPLQLASPTPSGSLKPPTPQLTSESSDTEDSAGARPEAREALAESDRAAEGLGAGAEEEGDDGQEPQVGGSPPPLSHPSPVWMSYSYSSLCLSSEESESSGEDEEFWAELQNLRQKHLSEVEALQTLQKQEIEDLYSRLGKQPPPGIVAPAAMLSSRQRRLSKGSFPTSRRNSLQRSEPLGPVNYEQKPCVSPTPGPTMELMPLESADQHNSARKTSALRE; this is translated from the exons ATGCTGGCACCCCCGGCCCCAGAGACCGAAGTCCCCATGTCCCAGGCGGAGGCTGACCTGCCCCTGCGGCCCCCGCCGACCCTTGCCGCGGCGGGGCCGCCCCGCCTCGGGCCCCCTTCCCGCCGGGTGCGCCGCTTCTCCGGGAAGGCTGAGCCCCGGCCGCGCTCTTCCCGTCTCAGCCGCCGCAGCTCAGTCGACTTGGGGCTACTGAGCTCTTGGTCCCAGCCAGCCTCACCCGTTCCGGAGCCCCCTGATCCGCCGGACTCCGCTGGTTCCGGCCCCGCGATGAGCCCACCGCCCAGCTCTGAAGAGCCCCTTGAGGGCATGTGGACCACGGGCGCCCCTGTGAAGCCTGCAGACTCCGAGCGTTTGGAGCCCGCCGGCTCCACAGGAGGGTCGGGGTCCCGGGAACAGCCGAGGATCACCGAGGCGGCGGCGGCCCGGGAGCGGCGGCGGGAGCAAGAGGAAAAAGAGGACACGGAGACCCAGGCTGTGGCAACGTCCCCGGACGGCCGATACCTCAAGTTTGACATCGAGATTGGACGTGGCTCGTTCAAGACGGTGTATCGAGGGCTGGACACCGACACCACGGTGGAGGTGGCCTGGTGTGAGCTGCAG ACTCGGAAACTGTCTCGAGCCGAGCGGCAGCGATTCTCAGAGGAGGTGGAGATGCTCAAGGGGCTGCAGCACCCCAACATCGTCCGCTTCTACGACTCCTGGAAGTCGGTGCTGAGGGGCCAGGTTTGCATCGTGCTGGTCACCGAACTCATGACCTCGGGCACGCTCAAGAC ATACCTGAGGCGGTTCCGTGAGATGAAACCACGAGTCCTTCAGCGCTGGAGCCGCCAGATCCTGCGGGGGCTCCATTTCCTACACTCCCGAGTACCCCCTATCCTGCACCGAGACCTCAAGTGTGACAACGTCTTTATCACCGGCCCTTCGGGCTCCGTTAAGATCGGGGACCTGGGCCTGGCCACGCTCAAGCGCGCCTCCTTCGCCAAGAGCGTCATCG GGACCCCGGAGTTCATGGCCCCAGAGATGTACGAGGAAAAGTACGATGAGGCCGTGGACGTGTACGCGTTTGGCATGTGCATGCTGGAGATGGCGACCTCGGAGTACCCCTACTCAGAGTGCCAGAATGCCGCTCAAATCTACCGCAAGGTCACCTCg GGCACGAAACCCAACAGCTTCTACAAGGTGAAGATGCCCGAGGTAAAGGAGATCATTGAAGGCTGCATCCGCACGGATAAGAATGAGAg GTTCACCATCCACGACCTTCTGGCTCACGCCTTCTTCCGCGAGGAGCGCGGCGTGCACGTGGAGTTGGCGGAGGAGGACGACGGAGAGAAGCCGGACCTCAAGCTCTGGCTGCGCATGGAGGACGCGCGGCGAGGGGGGCGCCCACGGGACAACCAGGCCATCGAGTTCTTGTTCCAGTTGGGCCGGGACGCGGCAGAGGAGGTGGCTCAGGAGATG GTGGCCCTGGGCTTAGTGTGTGAAGCTGATTACCAGCCAGTGGCTCGTGCAGTGCGTGAACGGGTTGCTGCCATCCAGCGAAAGCGTGAGAAGCTGCGTAAAGCTAGGGAGTTGGAGGCCCTCCCCCCAGCGCCGAGACCCCCACCAGCAGCTGTCCCCATGACTCCTGGTCCCTCCAGTGCCTTCCCTCCTGAGCCCGAGGAGCCAGAGGCAGACCAGCACCAGCCCTTCCTCTTCCGCCATGCCAGCTATTCATCTACCACCT cgGATTGCGAGACTGATGGCTACCTCAGCTCTTCCGGCTTCCTGGATGCCTCAGACCCTGCCCTTCAGCCCCCTAGTGGGGTGCCATCCAGCCCCGCTGAGTCCCATCTCCGCCTGCCCGCG GCTTTTGCTCTATCCATTCCACGTTCTGGCCCCGGCAATGACTTTTCCCCTGGAGAGAG ttaTGCCTCAGAGGCAGCATCAGGCCTTAGTGATGTGGGAGAAGGGATGGAACGGATGAGGAGACCCCCAGGGAAAAACCTCCGGCGTAGACCTCGATCCCGGCTTCGGGTCACAAGT GTCTCAGACCAGAATGACAGAGTGGTTGAATGCCAGCTGCAGACGCACAACAGCAAGATGGTGACCTTCCGATTTGATCTGGATGGGGACAGCCCAGAAGAGATCGCAGCTGCCATG GTGTACAATGAGTTCATTCTACCCTCGGAGCGAGCTGGATTCCTGAACCGGATTCGGGAGATTATCCAGCGAGTGGAGACCCTGTTGAAGAGAGATACTGGCCCTGTGGAGGCTGCTGAAGACCCTCTGAGTCCCCAG gAGGAGTCAGCACCACTGCCTGCTCTCCCGGGGTCCCCCCCAGACCCATCCAGGG caGAGCTCCAGAGCAGCACCTCCCTGGAGCAAAGATGCTGGGCAGCTTTTTCCACCTCCACATCTTCTCCTGGAACCCCCTTGTCTCCTGGAAGCTCCTTTTCTCCTGGAACTCCTGTTTTCCCAAGTCCCATCCTTCCCATCACTTCTCCCCCATGTCATCTCAACCCCTCCTCATTCTCCCCAATTTCTCCTCAGGCCTCCTCAAATCTCTCTCCACACCCCCAAAGCTGTCCACTTCCACTCTCCCCCAGGGCACCCCAGTTTCCAGTCCCATCTGCTCAGTTTCCACAGAGTTCTCTCTTCCCCGATTGTTTCCAGGGCACTCCtgctccctcctttcccctctgcccctctgcttgtcccctcccctccaccaccgcagcccctctcctctctctggctAGTGCCTTCTCTCTGGCTGTGATGACCGTGGCTCAGTCCCTGCTGTCCCCGTCCCCTGGGCTCCTGTCCCagtctcctccagctcctcctggcCCTCTCCCTAGCCTGCCCCCTCCCACTCCCTGTACTCCTTGTGGCCAGGAGTGGCCTTCATCTCTGACAGCTGAGGTGGAGAGTGAG GCCTCTCCAAATCTTGGTCAGCCACTCCCGGGTGAAGCCAGATTGGCGCCCATCTCGAAAG AGGGAAAGCCTCAGCTTGTTGGGCGCTTCCAAGTGACTTCATCCAAGGAGCCAGCTGAGCCTCTTCCCCTGCAGCTGGCATCCCCAACTCCCTCTGGCTCCCTGAAGCCTCCAACCCCTCAGCTGACCTCGGAGAGCTCGGACACAGAGGACAGTGCTGGAGCCAGGCCAGAGGCCAGGGAGGCTCTGGCTGAAAGTGACCGTGCAGCCGAGGGCCTAGGGGCTGGAGCTGAAGAGGAAGGGGACGATGGGCAGGAACCCCAAGTAGGGGGCAGCCCTCCACCCCTGAGCCATCCTAGCCCAGTGTGGATGAGCTACTCCTATAGCAGCCTGTGTCTGAGCAGTGAGGAGTCCGAGAGCAGTGGAGAGGACGAGGAATTCTGGGCTGAGCTGCAGAATCTTCGGCAGAA GCACTTGTCAGAGGTGGAGGCACTACAGACACTACAGAAACAGGAAATCGAGGACTTGTATAGCAGGCTTGGAAAGCAGCCCCCACCAGGGATCGTGGCCCCTGCTGCTATGCTGTCCAGCCGCCAGCGCCGCCTCTCCAAGGGCAGCTTCCCCACCTCACGGCGCAACAGCCTGCAGCGTTCTGAGCCCCTGGGCCCGG tGAATTATGAACAGAAGCCATGTGTGTCACCCACACCTGGGCCCACCATGGAGCTTATGCCCTTAGAATCTGCTGACCAACACAACTCTGCGAGGAAGACCTCAGCACTGAGGGAGTAG